One window of Papaver somniferum cultivar HN1 chromosome 9, ASM357369v1, whole genome shotgun sequence genomic DNA carries:
- the LOC113307728 gene encoding target of rapamycin complex subunit LST8-1-like — MSQPQQPTVILATAGYDHTIRFWEADSGRCYRTLQYPDSQVNRLEITPDKKYLAAAGNPHIRLFDINSSSPQPVMTYDSHTNNVTALGFQCDGNWMYTGSEDGTVKIWDLRAPGCQREYESRAAVNTVILHPNQTELISGDQNGNIRVWDLTANSCSCELVPEVDTAVRSLTVMWDGSLVVAANNNGTCYVWRLQRGTQTMTNFEPLHKLQAHDGYILKCLLSPEFGDPNRYMATASSDGTVKIWNVDDFSLERTLVGHKRWVWDCVFSVEGAYLITASSDTTARLWGVGTGESIQVYQGHHKAVVCCALHDGAEPSAT; from the exons ATGAGTCAACCACAGCAACCAACAGTGATACTTGCAACAGCTGGTTATGATCATACGATTAGGTTTTGGGAAGCTGATAGTGGCCGGTGTTATCGAACTCTTCAATACCCTGATTCC CAAGTTAATCGGCTTGAAATAACTCCAGACAAGAAGTACCTAGCTGCAGCTGGAAATCCTCATATTCGGTTATTTGATATTAACTCAAGTAGCCCTCAGCCT GTGATGACCTATGATTCACATACTAATAATGTTACAGCATTGGGCTTCCAGTGTGATGGAAACTGGATGTACACAGGTTCTGAAGATGGCACTGTAAAGATATGGGACTTGAG GGCTCCTGGTTGCCAGAGGGAATACGAAAGCCGTGCAGCAGTTAATACTGTTATCCTACACCCTAATCAG ACTGAACTAATATCTGGGGACCAGAACGGAAATATTCGTGTTTGGGACTTGACAGCAAATTCATGCAGTTGTGAGTTG GTGCCAGAGGTGGATACGGCCGTACGATCTCTCACAGTAATGTGGGATGGAAGCTTAGTTGTTGCTGCAAACAATAATGGAACTTGTTATGTTTGGCGCTTGCAGCGTGGGACTCAG ACTATGACAAATTTTGAGCCGCTTCATAAACTACAAGCACATGATGGTTACATCCTGAAGTGTTTGCTTTCACCTGAATTTGGCGACCCCAATAG ATATATGGCAACTGCATCCTCAGACGGTACTGTGAAGATATGGAATGTCGATGATTTCTCGTTGGAGAGAACGTTAGTGG GTCATAAACGCTGGGTATGGGACTGTGTTTTTTCCGTTGAGGGTGCATATCTAATCACAG CTTCATCGGATACAACAGCAAGACTCTGGGGTGTGGGAACCGGTGAGTCCATACAAGTATATCAAGGGCATCACAAAGCAGTGGTCTGCTGCGCCTTACACGATGGAGCAGAACCTTCTGCAACTTAA
- the LOC113313359 gene encoding uncharacterized protein LOC113313359, with protein sequence MGEKEKKMKKKSQKKNENQNQNQTKPISDLEVFKQSSDVKGIRFGGQFIVKSFTVRRATSPELLHLLSHSPSEINDDTKSLPFPSTTAFLPTNFTILAHHAWHTLTLGLGTKKSKVVLFVFESENMKSEIDRIWPPVIPLGEVNRKLIRGLSKCEMARFKFRKGCITFYVYAVRTVGRSGKFSCASDLRTILQSVVELKDFIDHTAMLAMPSQRCISSTASAPPPATTKAS encoded by the coding sequence atgggagagaaagagaagaagatgaagaaaaagagtcagaagaagaatgaaaatcagaatcagaatcaaacCAAACCAATATCAGATCTTGAAGTGTTTAAACAAAGTTCAGATGTAAAAGGTATTCGTTTCGGTGGGCAGTTCATTGTGAAATCATTTACAGTTAGACGAGCGACATCTCCTGAACTCTTGCATCTTTTGTCACATTCACCTTCAGAGATCAATGATGATACCAAATCCCTGCCATTTCCATCAACCACAGCTTTCTTACCTACAAATTTTACAATCTTAGCTCACCATGCATGGCATACTCTAACATTAGGCCTTGGTACAAAGAAATCTAAAGTAGTTTTGTTTGTATTTGAATCTGAAAACATGAAGTCTGAAATTGATCGTATATGGCCTCCAGTGATTCCTCTTGGTGAAGTGAACCGTAAACTAATCCGAGGCTTGTCGAAATGTGAAATGGCAAGATTCAAATTCAGGAAAGGATGTATCACTTTTTATGTTTATGCAGTTAGAACAGTCGGTCGCTCAGGTAAGTTTTCTTGTGCTAGTGATCTTAGAACAATTCTTCAGTCTGTGGTTGAACTCAAAGATTTCATAGATCATACTGCTATGCTCGCAATGCCTAGCCAGCGATGCATCAGTAGTACTGCGTCAGCGCCGCCTCCGGCCACAACCAAGGCTAGCTGA